Proteins co-encoded in one Ponticoccus alexandrii genomic window:
- a CDS encoding SPFH domain-containing protein codes for MGIWDFLSGQFIDVIHWTDDTRDTLVYRFEREGHEIKYGAKLTVREGQAAVFVHEGQLADVFTPGLYMLETNNMPIMTSLQHWDHAFQSPFKSEIYFVNTNRFTNLKWGTKNPIMLRDPEFGPTRIRAFGTYAIKVVDPGLFMSEIVGTDGEFTMDEISFQIRNIIVQEFSKDIARSGIPVLDMAANTGEVGALIAKAIDPVIAQYGLSLPELYIENISLPPAVEKALDARTSRGLAGNLDDHMKWKAAEAMGQGGAMDQSMGMGFGAGMGMQMANAMGQQGPWGAAPAQPAPAAAPMAPPPPPPVEHVWHIAKDGQTSGPFSRADLGKMVATQELTRESHVWTQGQDGWKKAGEVAELAQLFTVMPPPPPPGV; via the coding sequence ATGGGCATTTGGGATTTTCTCAGCGGACAATTCATCGACGTCATCCACTGGACCGACGACACCCGCGACACGCTGGTCTACAGGTTCGAGCGTGAGGGCCACGAGATCAAGTACGGCGCCAAGCTGACGGTGCGCGAGGGGCAGGCCGCCGTCTTCGTCCACGAAGGCCAGCTGGCGGATGTCTTCACCCCCGGTCTCTACATGCTCGAGACCAACAACATGCCGATCATGACCTCGTTGCAGCACTGGGACCACGCCTTCCAGTCGCCTTTCAAGTCAGAGATCTACTTCGTCAACACCAACCGCTTCACCAACCTGAAGTGGGGCACGAAGAACCCGATCATGCTGCGCGACCCGGAATTCGGGCCGACCCGCATCCGCGCCTTCGGGACCTATGCGATCAAGGTGGTGGATCCGGGCCTCTTCATGTCCGAGATCGTCGGTACCGACGGCGAGTTCACGATGGACGAGATCTCTTTCCAGATCCGCAACATCATCGTACAGGAGTTTTCCAAGGACATCGCCAGATCGGGCATCCCGGTTCTGGACATGGCCGCCAACACCGGCGAGGTGGGCGCGCTGATCGCCAAGGCCATCGATCCGGTGATCGCGCAATACGGCCTGTCACTGCCCGAGCTTTACATCGAGAACATCTCGCTGCCGCCGGCGGTGGAAAAGGCGCTGGATGCGCGCACCTCGCGCGGGCTGGCGGGCAATCTCGACGACCACATGAAATGGAAGGCCGCCGAGGCCATGGGTCAGGGCGGCGCGATGGACCAGTCCATGGGCATGGGCTTCGGCGCCGGGATGGGCATGCAGATGGCCAATGCCATGGGCCAGCAGGGGCCATGGGGGGCCGCGCCCGCTCAACCCGCCCCCGCCGCCGCGCCCATGGCCCCGCCGCCGCCGCCCCCGGTGGAGCATGTCTGGCACATCGCCAAGGACGGCCAGACCTCTGGCCCGTTCAGCCGCGCCGACCTCGGCAAGATGGTCGCCACGCAGGAGCTGACCCGCGAGAGCCACGTCTGGACGCAGGGTCAGGACGGCTGGAAGAAGGCGGGCGAGGTGGCGGAGCTGGCGCAGCTCTTCACCGTCATGCCGCCACCCCCGCCCCCCGGGGTCTGA